Proteins from one Oryza sativa Japonica Group chromosome 12, ASM3414082v1 genomic window:
- the LOC4352797 gene encoding large ribosomal subunit protein uL14mz, translating into MAAFLRSKCSSVGRTLMGGLGNNLFGAVNSSVETVSRPSHCDPIFQQIRTFIQMRTNLKVVDNSGAKRVMCIQSLRGKKGARLGDTIIGSVKEAQPRGKVKKGDVVYGVVVRAAMKRGRNDGSEIQFDDNAIVLVNNKGELIGTRVFGPVPHELRKKKHLKILALAEHIV; encoded by the exons ATGGCAGCATTCCTGAGGTCAAAATGTTCGTCAG TTGGACGTACCTTGATGGGAGGCCTTGGGAACAATCTATTTGGAGCCGTTAACTCATCTGTTGAAACGGTGTCAAGACCATCTCATTGTGATCCTATCTTTCAG CAAATCAGAACATTCATCCAGATGAGAACAAACCTAAAGGTGGTAGACAACTCTGGTGCCAAGCGCGTTATGTGCATCCAGTCCTTGAGGGGGAAGAAAGGAGCGAGGCTCGGGGACACTATAATTGGATCTGTCAAGGAAGCACAGCCTCGTGGTAAGGTGAAGAAAGGAGATGTGGTCTATGGAGTGGTTGTCCGTGCTGCTATGAAGCGAGGACGCAACGATGGCAGCGAGATCCAGTTTGATGACAACGCGATTGTCCTTGTGAACAACAAAGGCGAGCTGATTGGCACTCGTGTATTTGGTCCTGTTCCCCACGAACTCAGGAAAAAGAAGCATCTCAAGATCCTAGCGTTAGCGGAACACATAGTTTGA
- the LOC107279701 gene encoding uncharacterized protein, producing the protein MEPYAPFSSPPLRGAVAAAGRRSRPASRSSSIGGWSGSGSGSASAEYISLRDVLVEGGGSGSGGGGGGGGGGGGGGGGGGGGGGGGGSWREYSSHDIHEFDASNIGIRNHLLKHAASAYLQSAVVVPPREQGCLARLWRHVVRLRAARGGGGGGGDGGARGRGRGRVLLRACSWQGCVDDPAELCASFLARSARRIAAFLAGIWA; encoded by the coding sequence ATGGAGCCATACGCGCCGTTCtcatcgccgccgctgcggggggcggtggcggcggcggggcggcggtcgAGGCCGGCGAGCCGGAGCAGCAGCATCGGCGGCTGGAGCGGTAGCGGGAGCGGCAGCGCCAGCGCCGAGTACATCAGCCTCCGCGACGTGctggtggagggcggcggcagcggcagcggcggcggcggcggcggcggtggcggcggaggaggcggaggcggaggcggcggaggtggaggtggaggaggagggagctggcGCGAGTACTCGAGCCACGATATCCACGAGTTCGACGCGTCCAACATCGGGATCAGGAACCACCTGCTGAAGCACGCCGCGTCGGCGTACCTGCagtccgccgtcgtcgtgccgccgcgggAGCAGGGGTGCCTCGCCCGCCTGTGGCGCCACGTCGTCCGGCTGcgcgccgcccgcggcggcggcggcggcggcggcgacgggggagcgcgggggcgcggccgcggccgcgtgcTCCTGCGGGCGTGCTCGTGGCAGGGCTGCGTCGACGACCCCGCCGAGCTCTGCGCCTCGTTCCTcgcgcgctcggcgcggcgcatcgccgccttcctcgccggCATCTGGGCCTAG